One Desulfobulbaceae bacterium DNA window includes the following coding sequences:
- a CDS encoding CoA-binding protein → MDLKPLFAPTSMAVCGVSLSNDRHPANVIYNKNLLRFPVRMYPVNPRGGTLRGERVYTGIDQIDGDVDLAVIAVRAEHVAVILEQCIVKKVKGAVVISGGFAEADRQDLQDQIVAIAKRAEFPFVGPNCLGIYAPSLVDTFFLPSERMVTPEKGKVAIVSQSGGILVDLLVKFAGEGIGLSLAVSIGNKALVKEEQLLAHLAEDAATSVIAFYIEGFGHKEGRRFVEAARKCKKPIVVMKAGKTSGGQRAVSSHTASLAGDYKVLSDIFSQYGIIEARNELELLSFCESLSNYQSCSVQKIGIITGSGGHGAMAVDACMAHDLEVPLLSESAQKLLRDSLSPSIQSIAALGNPLDLTGSAVEDDFATATSAMLESSEIDCVLVLLLPYLPGISSDLSARISQLAKKADKPLIAYVPHVDKYRMLIEGFELNQVPVSPSIEGAVLMAEALRRRSSC, encoded by the coding sequence ATGGATCTAAAACCTCTGTTTGCACCTACAAGTATGGCGGTTTGTGGAGTTTCTCTCAGCAATGACCGGCATCCTGCCAATGTGATTTACAACAAGAACCTCCTGCGCTTTCCGGTGCGGATGTACCCGGTAAATCCCCGTGGGGGCACACTGCGAGGCGAAAGGGTGTACACGGGCATTGACCAGATTGACGGAGATGTTGACCTGGCGGTTATCGCCGTCCGGGCGGAGCATGTGGCTGTGATCCTGGAGCAGTGCATCGTAAAAAAAGTGAAAGGCGCGGTAGTTATCTCCGGCGGTTTTGCCGAGGCGGATAGACAGGACCTGCAGGATCAAATTGTGGCAATTGCAAAAAGAGCGGAGTTTCCCTTTGTCGGACCAAACTGTCTGGGGATCTATGCGCCGTCCCTGGTTGATACTTTCTTTCTGCCCAGTGAGCGGATGGTCACCCCTGAGAAGGGCAAAGTTGCGATTGTCAGCCAAAGCGGCGGCATTTTAGTGGATCTCCTGGTGAAATTTGCGGGGGAAGGCATAGGACTTTCGCTGGCTGTCAGTATCGGCAACAAGGCCTTGGTTAAAGAAGAACAACTTTTGGCACACCTGGCAGAGGATGCAGCCACCTCTGTTATTGCTTTTTATATTGAAGGCTTCGGGCACAAGGAAGGTCGTAGGTTTGTGGAGGCCGCGAGAAAATGCAAGAAACCGATTGTCGTTATGAAGGCGGGCAAAACCAGTGGCGGCCAAAGAGCGGTTTCCAGCCATACCGCCTCTTTGGCGGGCGATTATAAAGTCCTTTCCGATATTTTTTCACAATATGGTATTATTGAAGCAAGAAATGAACTGGAACTGCTCTCCTTTTGCGAATCATTAAGCAACTATCAGAGTTGTTCGGTTCAAAAAATCGGCATCATTACCGGCAGCGGCGGTCACGGCGCCATGGCGGTTGATGCCTGCATGGCCCATGACCTAGAGGTGCCGCTGTTGTCGGAATCTGCGCAGAAACTGTTAAGAGATTCCCTTTCACCAAGCATTCAATCAATTGCCGCACTCGGCAACCCCCTTGACCTCACCGGCAGCGCCGTGGAAGATGATTTTGCCACGGCCACCTCCGCCATGCTCGAATCCTCGGAAATTGATTGTGTTTTGGTTTTGCTGCTTCCTTATCTGCCGGGGATCTCCTCCGATCTCAGCGCCCGCATCAGCCAGCTTGCCAAAAAGGCCGACAAACCATTAATCGCCTACGTGCCGCATGTGGATAAATACCGGATGCTCATCGAAGGTTTCGAATTGAATCAAGTGCCGGTATCGCCATCAATCGAGGGTGCTGTCTTGATGGCCGAGGCACTGCGAAGGAGATCATCATGCTAA
- a CDS encoding acetyl-CoA synthetase, whose protein sequence is MLTSKIKDIIAMSAREYGWVMEPDAKDILQLAGVAVPAYCWAKSPEEARDFAAKQGYPLAMKIVSPQVLHKSDVGGVMIGIDTDAALLAGFEKMSRIEGFAGVHLEEMCSGIELIIGAKIDFQFGPVVMLGLGGVSVEIYKDTVIHMAPLHRNDVESMVHKLKARELFEGFRGAKAVNMESLADLMVAFSRLVVDVADEIESIDLNPVFCNENRCLAADARIILPSEIH, encoded by the coding sequence ATGCTAACAAGCAAGATCAAAGATATTATCGCCATGTCTGCCAGGGAGTACGGCTGGGTAATGGAGCCGGATGCCAAGGATATCCTGCAATTGGCCGGGGTCGCGGTCCCCGCCTACTGTTGGGCCAAGAGCCCGGAGGAGGCCCGAGATTTTGCGGCAAAACAAGGGTATCCATTGGCCATGAAGATTGTTTCGCCACAGGTCCTGCATAAGTCGGATGTGGGTGGTGTCATGATCGGCATCGACACCGATGCGGCATTGCTTGCCGGCTTTGAAAAAATGAGCAGAATTGAAGGCTTTGCCGGTGTTCATCTTGAGGAAATGTGCAGCGGCATCGAACTGATCATCGGCGCTAAAATTGACTTTCAGTTTGGCCCGGTGGTGATGCTGGGCCTTGGAGGTGTCAGCGTGGAAATTTACAAGGATACAGTTATTCACATGGCCCCTCTGCACAGAAATGATGTGGAATCAATGGTGCACAAACTCAAAGCCCGCGAGCTTTTCGAAGGATTTCGCGGCGCCAAGGCGGTAAACATGGAGTCCCTTGCCGATCTTATGGTTGCCTTTTCCCGGCTGGTGGTCGATGTGGCGGACGAAATTGAATCCATTGATCTGAACCCGGTTTTCTGTAATGAAAACCGTTGCTTGGCAGCAGACGCGAGAATTATTCTGCCATCCGAAATACATTGA
- the ccsB gene encoding c-type cytochrome biogenesis protein CcsB, with protein sequence MDSSQLLGITTFAYLLSAVVYIGLFVFRATKFGFTATTITIIAFLINTAGIGLRWIESHQMGIGYAPLSNMYESLVFFAWSIAIFYLWLEFTYQNRFLGAFAMPFAAIAMGLAELKNPAITPLVPALQSNWLIAHVVTCFIGYAAFAVACGFGVVFIVKNSKSAMKVEGKILLQLPPLKIIEDIIHKSLIFGFLWLTIGIITGAIWANSAWGTYWSWDPKETWSIITWFIYAAALHFRFTKGWGGTRLAWISIVGFASVMFTYYGVNYVLSGLHSYG encoded by the coding sequence ATGGACAGTTCACAACTACTTGGCATCACAACATTCGCCTATTTATTATCTGCGGTTGTCTATATTGGACTTTTCGTTTTTCGCGCCACAAAATTTGGTTTTACTGCAACCACGATCACAATTATCGCCTTTCTGATCAACACTGCAGGGATCGGTCTACGGTGGATTGAATCTCACCAGATGGGAATAGGCTATGCTCCTCTGTCAAATATGTATGAATCGTTGGTATTCTTTGCCTGGTCCATCGCCATTTTTTATCTGTGGCTGGAATTTACATACCAAAACCGTTTTTTGGGCGCGTTTGCTATGCCCTTTGCAGCCATAGCCATGGGACTTGCTGAATTAAAAAACCCAGCTATCACTCCCCTTGTGCCTGCCTTGCAAAGCAACTGGCTCATCGCCCATGTGGTTACCTGCTTTATTGGATACGCTGCTTTTGCTGTGGCCTGCGGCTTTGGCGTTGTATTTATAGTAAAAAACAGCAAAAGCGCAATGAAGGTAGAGGGGAAAATTCTGTTGCAGTTGCCTCCTTTGAAAATCATTGAAGATATAATCCACAAGTCATTAATTTTTGGTTTTCTCTGGCTCACCATAGGCATCATCACCGGGGCAATCTGGGCCAACTCCGCCTGGGGGACTTATTGGAGTTGGGACCCGAAAGAAACCTGGTCGATTATCACTTGGTTCATATACGCTGCAGCTTTGCATTTCCGTTTCACAAAAGGGTGGGGAGGAACAAGACTCGCCTGGATCTCCATTGTCGGTTTTGCGTCGGTGATGTTCACCTACTATGGAGTGAACTACGTGCTTTCCGGACTGCACAGTTACGGATAA